The following coding sequences lie in one Rickettsiella endosymbiont of Rhagonycha lignosa genomic window:
- a CDS encoding choice-of-anchor D domain-containing protein, translated as MNKKNRAIDPIGWSLQNPFPATVVVGEQYEAVYQLVSNLPAPMPAPLTVTYTGGSDFTVEDQCSNLFLVPGQTCNVTVRFSPSTTGVQQFQLTLHYFNDVVPLPVQTITAEGSTLLIEGSVTQALPATTLVDSEYPVIFTFQNIGGSPATNLDLESSYPTGFTEESDTCSGTTLAAGASCTVQGSLIPPSPGSYTVAAALNYAESQTPASVSTSTDAIVVDVTGNVTTPLPSMTEVGDSFSVVFAYTNNSPVAATGVTITTDYPPGFTQQSDNCTGTLNPHSSCTIQGTFIPATAGDFTVGVELAYVEGSHPVQLATSTTADVGALGVTGDVTTRLPAATSIAVSYPVVFTYINQGSVPATGLSITPNYPAGFTPQSDTCTGSLAVGATCTVKGTLLPATAGNYTVDVSLAYDQSLNPVPLSTETAAIVVDITGTVTTDLPEITSPDDSYPVIFSYENNSAADANGVVITPNYPNGFIETANSCTDSTTLEAHSSCSIEGSFTPPSEGDYTVATSLTYAGGVAPVPLETSTTTVAFVLTGDVSIPLPSPTELGESYPVEFTFTNENPSPATNLLLTPDYPPGFEETTNTCTDTLAANESCVVSGDFIPSSTTAPEQPITVKTTLSYDQGADIVLDTSTEVESQVAISGSVTESLPPVETASTTPLPVSFEFSNSGNAPATELNLTTNYPDEFTQTSNTCIGNLAPDATCVITGDLDISATGNYSVSVTLNTDEAAPVPLSTQTSIIAAEVTGLVEQALPGSTAVGNSYPVTFLFTNEDVVDATSVNLDTSAYPPDFNQTSTTCGATLTAGASCQVKGILIPTSVGPQTVGIIFEYAGNPAISLSTSTTVGMLVLQGFVQQGLPDVAAVNTAYPLIFKYTNPGPGDATGLSITPTLGLVITSDTCTGPLVAGASCIVEANFTPTQFDAYTVGVTLSYDQGEDIPLNTYTVVGNTYLLAAGDDGIMYTAPHWTDKWTKRNIYSNANARGVAFSPTLQLSIIVGHFVNPTPTSLLLVTPDGVSYTRYRTIPSFLPRYAIWNPDLAQFLVGGTEGGITTSVDGITWVTQTSNVTNALYGATWSPQQRQYVVVGDNGTILTSPNGIDWQSQISGVSDRLKSVAWSPSLGLYVTCTDNTRVLNSADGITWSNPIEIGGVNASCVVWSPELEIYYLVGSFQFLYYSSDGQTWKVGGNSNEASMWATVWSSRYRKFYAVGATYHVAYSNDGTFLRTKKVAGFIGGTAFRAIAVGAVP; from the coding sequence ATGAACAAAAAAAACCGTGCCATTGACCCTATCGGCTGGAGTCTGCAAAACCCTTTCCCTGCGACAGTTGTCGTAGGAGAGCAATATGAAGCAGTCTATCAGCTCGTAAGTAACCTGCCTGCTCCGATGCCGGCCCCTTTAACGGTTACTTATACTGGAGGAAGTGATTTTACCGTTGAGGACCAATGCTCAAATCTCTTTCTTGTGCCAGGGCAAACTTGTAACGTTACCGTTCGTTTTAGTCCTTCCACTACAGGCGTACAGCAATTTCAACTGACATTACATTACTTTAATGATGTCGTGCCGCTACCCGTACAAACCATCACTGCCGAAGGCAGTACCCTGTTAATTGAAGGCAGTGTCACTCAAGCCTTACCCGCAACCACACTCGTTGATTCAGAGTATCCTGTCATTTTTACTTTTCAAAATATAGGCGGAAGTCCGGCCACTAATCTTGATCTCGAAAGCAGTTATCCCACCGGATTTACCGAAGAATCAGATACTTGCTCAGGAACTACTTTAGCTGCTGGAGCAAGTTGTACCGTTCAAGGAAGCTTAATCCCTCCCAGTCCGGGCAGTTATACCGTTGCTGCAGCTTTAAACTATGCTGAAAGCCAAACACCGGCCTCGGTATCCACCAGTACCGACGCTATTGTGGTTGACGTGACGGGCAATGTCACCACTCCGCTACCCAGCATGACCGAGGTCGGCGATAGCTTTTCGGTCGTATTTGCCTATACCAATAACAGTCCAGTAGCCGCCACCGGTGTGACTATCACAACAGACTATCCACCAGGATTTACTCAGCAATCCGATAACTGCACCGGCACACTCAATCCCCATTCCAGTTGTACCATCCAAGGAACCTTTATACCCGCAACCGCGGGTGATTTTACGGTGGGTGTTGAATTGGCCTATGTCGAAGGCAGTCATCCTGTTCAACTAGCCACTAGCACAACCGCTGATGTGGGTGCCTTAGGCGTTACCGGTGATGTAACGACACGTTTACCGGCTGCCACTTCAATAGCTGTCAGTTATCCCGTGGTGTTTACCTACATCAATCAAGGTTCCGTACCCGCTACCGGTCTCAGCATAACGCCTAACTATCCAGCCGGCTTCACACCGCAATCCGACACCTGTACCGGGAGCTTAGCCGTTGGCGCGACCTGTACCGTGAAAGGAACGCTACTACCCGCAACGGCTGGCAATTACACGGTCGATGTTTCCTTAGCCTACGATCAAAGTCTCAACCCGGTGCCACTATCCACCGAAACAGCCGCGATTGTGGTGGATATTACGGGAACTGTCACCACCGATTTACCGGAAATTACCTCACCCGACGACAGTTATCCGGTGATATTTAGCTATGAGAATAACAGCGCAGCGGACGCTAACGGTGTCGTAATAACGCCTAATTACCCCAACGGATTTATAGAAACTGCGAATTCTTGTACAGATTCAACGACGCTTGAGGCTCATAGCAGCTGCTCCATAGAAGGTAGCTTTACTCCACCTAGCGAAGGTGATTACACGGTTGCAACCTCGTTGACGTATGCTGGAGGGGTAGCTCCTGTTCCACTCGAAACCTCTACCACAACCGTTGCGTTTGTGCTGACCGGAGATGTCAGCATCCCTTTACCCTCTCCCACTGAGCTGGGTGAAAGTTATCCCGTGGAATTTACCTTCACGAATGAGAACCCATCACCTGCCACTAATTTGCTGTTAACACCTGACTATCCGCCAGGCTTTGAAGAAACCACTAACACCTGTACAGATACTTTAGCGGCCAATGAATCTTGTGTCGTATCAGGAGATTTTATACCCAGTAGTACCACTGCACCCGAGCAACCTATTACTGTAAAAACAACCTTATCGTATGACCAAGGGGCAGATATCGTATTAGATACGAGTACAGAAGTTGAGAGTCAAGTGGCTATTTCAGGGAGTGTAACCGAAAGTTTACCACCCGTTGAGACGGCATCGACGACACCGCTGCCGGTCAGCTTTGAGTTTAGTAATTCCGGTAACGCACCCGCTACAGAATTAAATCTAACAACAAATTATCCAGATGAATTTACCCAAACTTCTAATACTTGCATAGGTAATCTAGCGCCTGATGCAACTTGTGTGATAACAGGTGATTTAGATATTAGTGCAACCGGTAATTATTCAGTCAGTGTGACCTTAAACACCGATGAAGCTGCACCAGTGCCACTAAGCACTCAAACTTCGATAATCGCTGCCGAAGTAACCGGTTTAGTAGAGCAAGCCTTACCAGGCAGTACCGCCGTTGGAAATTCCTATCCTGTTACTTTCTTGTTTACCAATGAAGACGTAGTGGATGCAACTTCGGTTAATTTAGACACCAGCGCTTATCCTCCTGACTTCAACCAAACCTCAACGACTTGCGGAGCAACCTTAACCGCAGGTGCCTCTTGTCAAGTAAAAGGGATACTCATACCAACAAGTGTAGGCCCGCAAACGGTAGGAATAATCTTTGAATACGCTGGCAATCCTGCTATTTCTTTATCGACATCCACTACGGTAGGTATGTTGGTTTTACAAGGTTTCGTACAACAAGGCCTTCCCGATGTAGCCGCTGTTAACACGGCTTATCCCTTAATATTTAAATACACTAATCCCGGCCCTGGCGATGCTACCGGTTTGAGTATCACCCCCACTCTAGGCTTGGTCATTACCTCAGATACCTGTACTGGCCCACTCGTGGCGGGTGCTAGCTGTATAGTAGAAGCAAATTTTACGCCTACACAATTCGACGCTTATACCGTAGGTGTAACCTTATCCTATGATCAAGGCGAAGACATCCCTTTAAACACCTATACTGTCGTTGGCAATACTTATTTGCTAGCTGCGGGCGATGACGGAATTATGTACACTGCACCACACTGGACCGACAAATGGACTAAGCGAAATATTTATTCCAACGCAAATGCAAGAGGCGTCGCTTTTAGCCCAACATTACAACTAAGTATTATAGTTGGACACTTTGTTAACCCAACCCCTACAAGTTTGCTGCTGGTTACGCCAGATGGAGTTAGCTATACAAGATACAGAACAATTCCCTCCTTTCTCCCAAGATATGCTATCTGGAATCCTGATCTTGCCCAATTTTTAGTAGGCGGTACAGAGGGAGGAATAACCACCAGTGTCGATGGTATAACCTGGGTGACTCAAACAAGTAATGTTACTAATGCCTTATATGGCGCTACCTGGAGTCCACAACAACGCCAATATGTGGTAGTAGGCGACAACGGTACTATTTTAACCAGCCCCAATGGTATTGATTGGCAATCGCAAATAAGTGGTGTGAGCGACAGATTAAAGAGTGTGGCATGGAGTCCAAGTTTGGGACTCTATGTTACCTGTACTGATAACACGCGTGTTTTGAATAGTGCTGATGGCATCACTTGGAGTAACCCAATCGAGATAGGGGGTGTCAATGCATCATGTGTGGTATGGTCTCCTGAGCTAGAAATATATTATTTAGTAGGGAGTTTCCAATTTCTTTACTACAGTAGTGATGGCCAGACATGGAAGGTCGGAGGGAATTCTAACGAGGCATCCATGTGGGCCACGGTTTGGTCTTCACGATACCGCAAATTTTATGCTGTGGGCGCCACCTACCACGTAGCTTATAGTAATGATGGCACATTTCTAAGGACCAAAAAGGTCGCGGGGTTCATTGGCGGCACTGCTTTCAGGGCCATAGCCGTAGGGGCCGTTCCTTAA
- a CDS encoding S41 family peptidase, giving the protein MKLKMLFFFFLTCSLLGFSTSPFSGQVKAPASPEDKLSQDVLRFNRELEIIKNEYVKKTSEHELLQNAMQGMASGLDPHSSFLDADDLKDLQTATTGEFSGLGLEVGMEEGLLRVVTPIDDGPAQKAGIKPGDWIVRINNLPIQGLSLREAVRKMRGEKGSSIQLTLVRQGQHKPLLVNLKRNIIRIQSIKGHLLEPDYAYIRINSFQSSTRHDLDQMIAKLQHQQKTPIKGIVLDLRNNPGGLLTSAADVTNAFLDNKKMLYNQVIVFTQGQSSEANMKITAKPNNQIYAGTLVVLINQGSASGAEIVAGALQDNKRAIILGTKSFGKGSVQTVIPLDETTALKLTTALYYTPSGRSIQASGISPDITLDELKINSLSENPAEPIYLHESELKGHLKNGNNSEKTIFSSTTSSNNDLVKNDYQLFVALNLLKSIVVLQNSKNSV; this is encoded by the coding sequence ATGAAATTAAAAATGCTATTTTTTTTCTTCCTCACCTGTTCTTTATTAGGTTTTAGTACTTCACCTTTTTCTGGCCAAGTTAAAGCACCCGCTTCCCCAGAAGATAAACTTTCTCAAGATGTATTACGTTTTAATCGCGAGTTAGAAATTATCAAAAATGAGTACGTCAAAAAAACTTCCGAACATGAGCTATTACAAAATGCGATGCAAGGCATGGCGAGCGGCCTGGATCCGCATTCAAGTTTTTTAGATGCCGACGATTTAAAAGATTTACAAACGGCTACCACCGGCGAATTCAGTGGTTTAGGACTCGAAGTGGGCATGGAAGAAGGATTATTACGTGTCGTAACCCCGATTGATGATGGGCCTGCACAAAAAGCGGGCATTAAACCAGGAGATTGGATAGTACGCATTAATAATTTGCCCATTCAAGGCTTAAGTTTACGCGAAGCCGTCAGAAAAATGCGTGGCGAAAAAGGCAGCTCCATACAATTGACTTTAGTCAGACAAGGTCAACATAAACCACTCTTAGTTAATTTAAAACGCAATATTATCCGGATACAAAGCATCAAAGGACACTTGTTAGAACCTGATTATGCGTATATCCGCATTAATAGTTTTCAGTCCAGCACACGTCATGATTTAGATCAAATGATCGCAAAATTACAACACCAGCAAAAAACACCAATTAAAGGTATAGTACTGGATTTAAGAAACAATCCCGGAGGATTATTAACCTCAGCGGCAGATGTCACCAATGCTTTTCTTGATAATAAAAAAATGCTTTATAATCAAGTAATTGTTTTTACGCAAGGCCAATCATCCGAAGCGAATATGAAAATTACTGCCAAACCGAATAATCAAATTTATGCAGGCACATTAGTGGTTTTGATTAATCAGGGTAGTGCATCCGGCGCTGAAATCGTCGCCGGGGCATTACAAGATAACAAACGCGCCATTATTTTAGGGACAAAAAGTTTTGGCAAAGGTTCGGTGCAAACGGTTATTCCGTTAGATGAAACAACCGCATTAAAATTAACCACTGCATTGTATTACACGCCTTCAGGTCGATCGATTCAAGCTTCCGGTATCTCGCCTGATATTACATTGGATGAATTGAAGATAAATTCCTTGAGCGAAAATCCGGCTGAGCCTATCTATCTCCATGAATCAGAGTTAAAAGGACATTTAAAAAATGGTAATAATAGTGAAAAAACTATTTTTTCATCCACAACAAGTAGCAACAATGATTTAGTAAAAAATGATTATCAGTTATTTGTCGCATTAAACTTATTAAAAAGCATAGTAGTCTTGCAAAATAGCAAAAATTCAGTATAA
- a CDS encoding RHS repeat domain-containing protein produces MDRVDYSLYEKTPEVSVVDNRGQIVREIRYHRHPDTPVITDERIIRHRFNVYGQLTHSIDPRFFELMQSNQSIQPNFVYCTALSGEVLRTESADSGTSMTLNDIAGRPMFSINALGITQTYQYETDTQLGRLLSIHEQVKDKPARITERLVWAGNSQTEKNQNLVGQCIRHYDTAGLMQINRVLLTDTPQLITQQLLKADTNADWQGDDEFVWSDQLSTDVFTTQTTTNATGALLTQRDAKDNLQRWAYNVAGLLCASWLTQKGQAEQIIVRSLSYSAMGQKLHEEYGNGVIASYTYEPESQRLLASKIERPRGHALGAKILQDMRYAYDAVGNVLSVHNVVGVTRFWRNQKVDAASNYIYDSLYQLISGSGREMANIGQQDYKLPAPLIPLPTDNSTYTNYTRTYAYDRGGNLTQFRHSAPATTNNYTTHISVSDRSNRAVLSTLAGNPANIDSLFDKAGQQVQRLGQSLHWTGRGELDQVEIVNGDSQSTIERYTYDAQGQRRLKISQQPNGNTLQTRQVCYLPGLELRTRQSGETMKESLQVITVGEAGQAQVRVLHWQVGQPEGIPNDQIRYNYSSETGNRSLELDNVGRVISLEEFYPYGGTALWAASSQTEADYKFIRYSGKERDLTGLYYYGSRYYLSTEGRWLSPDPAGTGDGLNLYGMVANNPILYTDADGQAKENRFRDIYWLATYLVRKITKKDAASSFAQAKKITLAVMGGLALAGIAGLIVGTAGASVIVTLAVLGGAALIGAIAGWNLDRITSKMTAIFARFAQDKSPAVNIAMGATIAVGTARLHGASTGSLVLAGAFGGSFGYLGYAVGDADRGAGGAHGAGTGLGMVDIIGGSGTSTAMRVSAGGFGGAGGFLTGTSWSAEAGNNAALGSFLGGSLGRLADNVTSIATAYAYQRIGRPLVAQGVSSFINFVGKDNFVSQFVGKVAGKKVAGWFATWFKSSNDAGGLGGTWEWTGSATGAAIGGVGTALVHTSDTHFNTRMGQLGGLLNLIMTSALDYTSRWGIRYFGSRVARDVAISGATLYESLA; encoded by the coding sequence ATGGATCGGGTTGACTATAGTTTATATGAAAAAACTCCAGAGGTTTCCGTTGTCGACAACCGCGGACAAATAGTTCGGGAAATTCGCTATCATCGTCACCCTGATACGCCAGTAATAACTGATGAACGGATTATCCGCCATCGGTTCAATGTCTATGGACAGTTAACCCACAGCATTGATCCAAGATTCTTCGAACTCATGCAGTCTAATCAATCGATCCAGCCCAATTTTGTCTATTGTACCGCTCTCAGTGGCGAGGTTTTGCGTACTGAGAGTGCAGATTCTGGTACCTCAATGACATTGAATGATATTGCAGGTCGACCGATGTTCAGTATCAATGCGCTGGGGATAACCCAAACCTATCAATATGAGACGGATACACAGCTGGGACGACTATTGAGCATTCATGAACAGGTGAAGGATAAGCCTGCTCGAATTACAGAGCGCTTAGTTTGGGCGGGTAACAGTCAGACCGAGAAAAACCAAAACTTGGTTGGTCAGTGTATTCGTCATTATGATACCGCCGGACTGATGCAAATCAACCGTGTTTTATTGACAGATACTCCGCAGTTAATTACTCAGCAGTTACTGAAAGCCGATACGAATGCGGATTGGCAAGGAGACGATGAATTCGTTTGGAGTGATCAACTGAGTACGGATGTTTTTACGACGCAAACGACCACTAATGCCACCGGGGCCTTATTAACTCAAAGGGACGCCAAAGATAATCTTCAACGATGGGCTTATAATGTGGCAGGTCTGTTATGTGCTAGCTGGTTGACACAGAAAGGACAAGCTGAGCAAATCATTGTTAGGTCTTTAAGTTATTCGGCAATGGGTCAAAAATTGCATGAAGAATATGGGAATGGAGTCATTGCTAGCTACACCTATGAGCCAGAGAGTCAGCGCTTGCTAGCTAGCAAGATTGAACGTCCGCGTGGTCATGCGCTCGGTGCAAAAATATTACAGGATATGCGTTATGCATATGATGCGGTAGGTAATGTACTCAGTGTTCATAATGTTGTGGGGGTTACGCGTTTCTGGCGCAATCAGAAAGTGGATGCGGCTAGCAATTATATCTATGACAGTTTATATCAACTTATTAGCGGGTCCGGGCGCGAGATGGCGAATATAGGTCAACAAGACTACAAGTTGCCTGCACCCTTAATTCCCTTGCCAACCGATAATAGTACTTATACTAACTATACTCGCACTTATGCCTATGACCGAGGAGGGAATCTTACTCAATTTCGGCATAGTGCTCCCGCAACCACGAATAACTATACCACCCACATTAGCGTATCGGATCGTAGCAATCGGGCAGTACTTAGCACACTGGCAGGCAACCCAGCAAACATAGACAGTTTGTTTGATAAAGCAGGTCAGCAAGTGCAACGATTAGGTCAATCGTTGCACTGGACAGGCCGAGGCGAGTTGGATCAGGTAGAGATAGTGAATGGTGATAGTCAGTCCACTATTGAGCGCTATACCTATGATGCTCAGGGCCAGCGTAGGCTAAAAATTAGCCAACAGCCCAATGGTAATACGCTGCAAACTCGACAAGTCTGTTATCTTCCAGGGTTAGAGCTGCGTACCCGTCAATCCGGTGAAACAATGAAAGAAAGCCTACAGGTAATTACTGTGGGTGAGGCGGGTCAAGCGCAAGTACGGGTATTGCACTGGCAAGTCGGCCAACCTGAAGGTATTCCTAATGATCAAATACGTTATAACTATAGCAGTGAAACCGGCAATCGTAGTTTAGAGTTGGACAATGTGGGTCGTGTTATCAGTTTGGAAGAGTTTTATCCCTATGGTGGGACTGCACTCTGGGCGGCAAGTAGTCAAACCGAAGCGGATTATAAATTTATCCGCTACTCTGGAAAAGAACGTGATTTAACCGGATTGTATTATTATGGATCCCGATATTATCTATCCACGGAAGGGCGATGGTTGAGTCCCGATCCGGCAGGGACAGGGGATGGGCTTAATTTGTATGGAATGGTGGCGAATAATCCTATTCTCTACACAGATGCGGATGGTCAGGCGAAGGAAAATCGCTTTAGGGATATTTACTGGCTGGCTACCTACCTGGTGCGTAAAATTACCAAGAAGGACGCAGCCAGTTCTTTTGCTCAAGCTAAAAAGATCACCCTGGCAGTTATGGGTGGGCTGGCATTAGCAGGTATTGCGGGGTTAATTGTTGGTACGGCTGGAGCTTCTGTCATTGTGACACTCGCCGTCCTTGGCGGGGCTGCATTAATCGGTGCTATTGCTGGATGGAATTTAGATAGAATCACCAGCAAGATGACCGCAATTTTTGCAAGATTTGCTCAAGATAAATCGCCAGCGGTAAATATTGCTATGGGGGCTACTATCGCAGTAGGAACTGCTCGGCTGCATGGTGCAAGTACTGGAAGCTTAGTGCTTGCTGGGGCTTTTGGAGGTTCATTTGGTTATTTAGGATACGCGGTTGGTGACGCGGATCGAGGAGCCGGTGGAGCGCATGGAGCCGGCACCGGTTTAGGTATGGTAGATATTATCGGGGGAAGTGGAACCAGCACAGCAATGCGAGTTTCTGCGGGTGGATTCGGAGGCGCAGGTGGATTTTTGACAGGTACATCATGGAGTGCAGAGGCGGGTAATAACGCGGCGCTGGGTAGTTTTCTCGGTGGTAGTCTAGGCCGGCTGGCCGACAATGTTACCAGCATTGCTACCGCGTATGCTTATCAAAGAATAGGCAGGCCTCTAGTGGCGCAGGGCGTTTCATCTTTCATCAATTTTGTGGGGAAAGACAACTTTGTTAGCCAATTCGTGGGTAAGGTTGCAGGGAAGAAGGTGGCGGGCTGGTTTGCAACTTGGTTTAAAAGCAGTAATGATGCAGGTGGATTGGGTGGTACATGGGAATGGACCGGTAGCGCGACCGGAGCCGCTATCGGTGGCGTTGGGACTGCGTTAGTGCACACGTCGGATACCCATTTTAATACACGTATGGGCCAACTTGGGGGTCTGCTCAACTTAATAATGACTAGTGCCTTGGATTATACCAGCCGCTGGGGAATACGTTATTTCGGCTCTAGAGTCGCTAGGGATGTGGCTATTAGCGGTGCGACGCTTTATGAGTCACTTGCTTGA